Part of the Streptomyces sp. RFCAC02 genome is shown below.
TGGTTGTTGGCGAAGCCGCTGTAGTTGCCGGTGCAGGTGGTCCACCAGTTGGTGGTCGTGTAGATCACCGCGTAGCGGCCGGTACGGGAGTAGTAGGTGTTGAGGAAGTCCCTGATCCAGTTGACCATGGCGGCCTGGCTCAGGCCGTAGCAGGTGGCGCCGTAGGGGTTGTACTCGATGTCCAGGACGCCGGGGAGCGTCTTGCCGTCGGCCGACCAGCCGCCGCCGTTGCTGGCGAAGAAGTTCGCCTGGGCGGCGCCGCTGGAGGAGTTGGGCAGGGCGAAGTGGTAGGCGCCGCGGATCATGCCGATGTTGTAGGAGCCGTTGTACTGCTGGGCGAAGTACGGGTTCTCGTACGTCGTGCCCTCGGTCGCCTTGACATAGGCGAAGCGGTTGCCGGCGTTGTAGAGGGTGGACCAGGCGACGTTGCCCTGGTGGCTGGAGACGTCGACGCCCTCGACGGTGGCGAGCGGGGAGACGTCCGGCTCGCTGTACACGCGGCTGCCGCCCTCGTGTTCGAGGACGGTGGAGCCCATGTAGGCGGAGCCGATCTCCGGGTGGTCGTCGTCGGCCGCCGCCGCGGTGCCGGGGGCGCCGAGGAGGAGCGCGAGGACGGTGCTGACCGTGGCGAGGACGAGGGCGAGGAGGCGCCGCGGTGCTCGGCCGCGCGGCGAGGTCCTTCCGGTTCCGTGCAGGGGCATGTGACTGCCTTTCGGATACCTGGGCGTGGGGGGACGAGACCCGGCTCGTCGGCACGGTCGATGGTGTGACCATGCCAAGAGGAACGTACGGGCCGCGGTCGCGGGGACGGAAGGGGGTTCCGGACGCGTCGTTGGTCCACACCGGTGGCAAGAGCGATCGGTTATGCGTGTCCGCGTGCGGCTGTGACAAGTTTCAGGCGCGACTGTGACAACTTTCAGGCGCTCGGGGTGGGAAAAGGAGATCCGGAGCGATGCGCGGAAATCATGGCGCCGGATTCACAATTCCGCCACGACCACCGACGCGTCGTCGTGTGTCTTCCCCCGGGGAAACCGCTGACCTCGGGGATCCGCCGCCTCGGCCCCGCGCACGCGCGCGATCACGGCGGCCGGCCCCTCGTCCGTCACCGCGCGGAAGAGGTCCGACCAGTCACCGAACCCGAAGGTTTCCTTCCAGCGCCCGAGCCCGTCGCTGAGCGCGACGATCCTCCGCACGCCCCCGCGGTCCACCGTGCCCGTGACCGCGCGCCGCGCCACCGACGGATCGGCGGCCGCCGTGAAGAATCCGCCCTCGGCGTTCCGCAGCCCCTCGACGAACGCCGCGCGCTCCCCGGGCGGCAGCCGCCGCGCCGCGGGCCGCAGATCGTCGAGCCGGGTGTCCAGGACCGGCCTGACCGTGCCGTCGGGCGCCTCCACCAGCAGCACCGAATCGCTCAGCACCAGGAATTCCAGGCGGTGTTCGTCCCAGCGTGCCGCGACGACCGTGGCCTGCGGCGTTCGCGGGTGAGAAAGGTCACACGTGGCCCGGTGCCCCTCCGCGGTCCGCCCGATGGCGCCGGCGAGGCAGTCGGCGAGCGCCAGATCGCGGCGCGATCCCACCGCCTCCAGCAGCGCGCCGCCGAGCCGGGCGGCGAACCACGCGACCGGGTGCGCGCAGCCGTACGGTCCCGGCGGACCCGTCACACCGTCAAGGAGCACCAGGGCGCCGCCCGTTCCGCCGGCGGGGGCGACGGCCGCCGCCCAGTCCTCGTTCGGGTGGCCCGGCGACCCGGGGTCCGTCGCAGTCTGGATGCGCATGGACACGAGTCTGCCGTAGGCTGGCATTTGTCAGTGAATGCGGGGAATGCGGTGATATGAACTGCGGTGTTGCGAACCGTACTGCGGCGCATCACCGGGGCGGTGCCGCGGAGCGGGCGGGCCTCCGGGCGAACCGGATGCGGATACTGCCAGGTGCCGTACGGGAATTCCAAATGGCCTCCCGGGCTCCGGGCGCGCCGCGACGGACCCGGCTTGTCCGCCGTCTTCGGGTGCTGTTCACTCCTTCGGGTGGCGAGGCGGGCGAGATCGTCCCCCGGTCCCGCCGGCGCTGGCATGGTTCGGTGCCCAAGTGACGAGAATGCGAGCGCAGGTGCGGAAGACGACACTGCACGACCCCGCCGGCCCGTCCCCGGACGTCCCATCGGGCACGGCCGGCTCGTCAGGTCATCCCGCTCCGCAGGGCGCGAGGGCGCACGCCGCGTCCCGCCGGCGCCGGGTCAGGGTCCGCAGCCGCCTGCTGGCCGGCGTCCTGCTGACCGGCTTCGCCCTCACCGCCGCGGGCGCCCCCGCCCTGCACGGCGCCTGGCAGGACTGGTCCACCGCCGGGCGACTCGTGGACGACGCGCGCCTCGCCGGGCGTGCCCTGTCCCTCTCCCACGTCCTCGCCGACGAGCGCGACGCCCTCGTCGTCGCCGGCGCCACCCGTGACCCCGGCGTCCTCGCCGACGCCCTGCCGGAGGACGCGCGCGAGCGCGCCGACCGGACCGTCGGCCAGGTCGCGCCCGACACCGAGGGCGTCCTGCGTGAGCGCCTCGACGCGCTGCCCGACACGCGGCAGCGCGCCCTCGACGGCGAGGCCACGCCCGCCGAGACGTACACCGCGTACACCGACATCATCGACGGCCTCGACGGGCTGTTCCGCACCGTGAGCCGTGCCAGGCCCGAGCGCGCCGCCGATCCGACGGCCGACGCCCTCCCCGACCTCGCGCGCGCCGTCCACGCGTCGTCCGCCACCCGCGGGCTGCTGCTGGCCGGCCTCACCGGCGAGGGCGACACGACCGGCCTCACCGCGCTGGCCCGCCGCGAGGCCGTACGGGAGGAGGCGGCTCTCGACGACTTCGCCGCCGCCGTGGACGACGCCACCCGCGCCGCCCTCGACGCCGCCCTCACCGGTGACGCGGCCGACGCCGACACCTACCTCGGCCGGCTCACCGAGGGCACGCCCATCGACGCGGACGAGGCCGGGCTCGACCCGGACGGGGCGCAGACCGCGCTGCTGGCCCGCACCGGCGCGCTGCGTGGGCTGCTCGGCTCGCTCACCGAGGAGCGCGTCGCCGATCTGGAGTCCCTGCGCGGCGACGACCTCACCGACCTCCAGGTCACCGTGTGCATCGTCGTCGTGGCGCTCGCGCTCGCGCTCACCGTCAACGTGCACACCGCGCGCTCCCTGACCCGTCCGCTGGCCGCCGTACGGCTCGGCAGCCGCCGCGTCGCCGCCGACCCGACCGGCCAGGAGCCCGTCAAGTACACCGGGCGCAACGACGAGTTCGCCGAGGTCGTGTCCGCCGTCAACGCGCTGCACTCCCGCGCCGTCACCCTGCACCGGCGTGCCGCCGAGGCCGCCAGGGACGCGGCGGCCGCCGCCGAGGAGGGCGGCGGCCTGCGCGCGGAGCGGGACCGGCTGCTGGCCGAGCAGAGCGCGCTGCACGGCCGTCTCGCCGCCCTGCACGGCGCCGTGCACGGCATGTTCGCGCACCACGCGCAGCGCCTGCTCGTCCTCGTCGGCGAGCAGCTCGCCGTCATCGAGGGCCTGGAGGAGCACGAGGCCGACCCGGACCAGCTCGCCGTCCTCTTCTCGCTCGACCACCTCGCCGCCCGGATGCGCCGGCACGGCGAGAACCTGCTGCTGCTCGCCGGCGCCGAGCCGACGCAGCAGCTCACGGAGCCGGTGCCGCTGATCGACGTGGCGCGCGCGGCCGTCAGCGAAATAGAGCGTTACGAGGTCGTCGAGACGGCACCGCCGCCGCCCGCCGTCCGCGTCACCGGATACGCGGCCCGCGACCTGAGCCACCTCCTCGCCGAACTCCTGGACAACGCGACGGCGTTCTCGCCGGCCGGCGCCCGGGTGCGGCTGACGGGGCGGTGGACCACGGGCGAGCTGCTGCTGTCGGTCGAGGACGAGGGCGTCGGGCTGTCCCAGGCACGGCTCGCCGAACTGAACGTCCGCCTCGCCGACTCCGTGACGCCCCCGCCGGGCGCCGACGGCAGCGGCCACGGCACGGGCATCGGCATGGGCCTGTACACCGTGGCCCGGCTGGCGGCCCGGCACGGGCTGCGGTGCTGGCTGCGGCAGCGCCCGGGCGGCGGCACGATCGCCGAGGTCGCGGTGCCGGCGACGCTGGTCGAGGAGCGGCCCGGCGAGGTCTACGCCGAGACCGGCACGGGTCCCATCACCCCGGCCGCCGGGGTGCCCACCGCCGGGCTGATCACCCCGCCGGGCGCCGCCGGGCCCGCGACGCCCGCGGCCGGCGTACCCCTCGTGCCGCACGCCAGGGCCGCCGAGCCGGACGGGGCCGCGCACGCCGCCGCCCCGGCGCCGGGCGTCGAGCACGGGCGGGCGGACGACACCGCGCCGCGCCCGCACGGCGTCACGACCAGCGGTCTGCCGAAGCGCACCCCGGGTGCGACGCCCACCGTGTCCGAGCCGACCGCGGCGGGCCGCGCCCGCGCCGTCGACGCCGAGGAACTGCGCCGCAGGCTCGGCGGGTTCCAGCGCGGCGCCCGCGACGGGCACCGCGACGCCGCCAGGACCGTGGAGCCCCGCCCGGGGCAGTCCGGAGAGGAGATGCCGTCATGACCTCGCAGTCGCAGACCCGCGTGCCGCCCCACGCGCCGGGAGGCAGCGACGGGCAGGACCTGCGCTGGATGCTGACGCGTCTGGTGGCCGAGGTGCCCCGTGTGCTCTCGGTGGCCGTCGTCTCGGCGGACGGCCTGCCGCTCCTGTCCTCCAGGGACGAGGAGGCGGCGCTGCCCGCGGGCGCCATGTCCGGCGGCCCGCAGGGCGCGACCGCCGACCTGGCGACGATTGTGTCGGGGCTCGGCAGCCTCACGCACGGTGCGGCGCAGCTCATGGAGGGCGGCGCGGTCCGGCAGACGCTCGTCGCCATGGAGACGGGGAACCTGCTGGTCATGGCCATCAGCGACGGTTCGCTGCTCGGCGCCTGGACCGAACCGGACGCCGACATGAGCACGGTGACGTACCACATGGCGCTGTTCGTGGGGCGGGCCGGGCACCTCCTGACGCCCGAACTGCGCGCGGAGCTGCGGCAGGCGACGCCCCGGCCGCAGTGAGGCGGGCGGTCCGCCGGGCTCAGCCGGGGCGGACCGCTCCCAGGACGGGGCGTACGGCGACCGGCGCCACGGCGACGGGTTCGCCGGGCGCGGGCGCGTGGACGACCTGGCCTTCGCCCGCGTAGACGCCGACGTGTGACGCGTCCGTGTGGTAGACGACGAGGTCGCCGGGGCGCAGGTCGCCGAGGGACGCGTGGGGCAGGTCCGCCCACATGCGCGCCGGAGTGGCCGGGAGGGTGCGTCCGGTGTCCGCCCACGCGTCGGCGGCGAGGGCGGCGGGGTCGTCGTACGCCTGGCCGACCCGGTCGAGCGCCGCGGCGAGGGCGCGGTCGCCCGCGGTGGTGTCGTTGTCGTCGTTGGTGCCGTCGGTGCCGGTCGCCGCGAGCGGTGTGGTGGGGGCGGCGTCGGCGAGGAGGCGGGTGACCTCGGCGAGGCGGTCGTCGGCCACCTCGCGGGCGCGGCGTTCCTCCTCGGCGCGGGTCCGTTCGGCGTCGAGGGCGGCGCGGGCCTCGGTGGCGAGCGCGTCGGCGCGGCGTTCGCCCTCGGTGAGGCGGGCGATCTCGGCGGCCTGGTGGGCGGCGACGCGGCGCGCGACGGCCTCGGCGTGGAGGTCGTGGCGCGGGTCCTCGCCGAGGAGCATGCGGAGGGTCGCGGGCAGGGGGTCGCCGCCGTGCCGGTACTGGGCGCGGGCGATCTCCCCGGCGGTGCGGCGCGCGGCGGCGAGGTCGGTGCGGGCGGTGGCGAGCCGTTCGTCCAGCCGGCGTACCTCGGCCCGCCGGTCGCGCAGGCGCCGGGCGGTCTCCTCGTAGCTCCGGGCGGCGCGGTCGGACTCCCGGTAGAGGGTGCCGAGTTCGGCGACGAGGGCGGAGACGGTGTCGCCGGGCTCGGCGGCGGCGGGGCGTGCGGGCAGTGCGGTGAGGACGAGGACGCCCCCGATGAGGGCGAGCCACCGACGCGGTGTGGTCATACCAGCACACTGCCGGTTTGTCTCACCGACAGCCGCCGGACGCGCCGCCCCCACCCCCACCCCGCCCGAACGGCGCCCGGACTCCTGGCTCGCGGGCGCCCCGTCCTGTCACCCGGACGGATTACGACGCGACGGTGGGGGCCGTCCGGGAGTCACTGGCCGATCGGGCCGTCCCGCGCAGCCGCCGCGAAGGCGGCCCAAGAGGTGCGCGTCACTGGAATCGCGGACAAGGAGCGCGTCCGCGTCATCCGCGATCTCGACGCAGTTTCCGTTGTTCCCCGAGTAGCTGGACCTCTTCCGGACGGCAACGGCCTTGGTCTTCACTTTTCACCATCTCGTTCAGTGCCTTACGGACAGGAAGGTCCTCTTCCTGGCGGACGGGCGCCGCAGGGTCCTCGGTGGCGCGAGCGCCGTGGAGGTGGTGCGGATGGTGCGATACGCGGGGCAGCGCCGCCCGGCGTGATGCGTCAGTGCGCCGGGGATGCGGTCGTGCCGTCGTAGATGTAGGTCCAGCCGCGTGGCAGGCGCAGGCGGCGTGTGTGTGCCGTCGCCTCAAGGCGGTAGACGTGCACGGTGGGCGGCTCGCCCGGGGCGTTCGGGACGGGGATCTCGTACGTCTTGGGCGGCCTGCCCGTCGCGCCGACCAGGACCGGCAGTTCCCGGCCGTCCAGCGGGCCGCCGGAGAACGGCATCGTCTCGCTGCGCATCAGTCGGCCACCGCCGGGGACACCACGGACAGGACGCTCGCCATGAGCCGGTCCACCCGGCCGCCGGTGTGTTCGAGATCCGCGGCGGCGCGCAGCGCCTCGGCGGTGCGGGGGTCCTTGCCCGCCGTCACCGCGAGGAGGGCGACGAAGTGGTCCACCAGCCAGTCCCGCAGCTCGGCCGCCGTGTGCGGGCGCTGCTCGTCCAGCCAGATCAGGGACGCGGCCTCCACCGTCGATATCCACGTCCGGACGGTCATGTGCAGGAGCGGCCCCGGCGCGGAGACCCGCAGGTGCAGCAGGACCTGCCGCGCGGCGGCCCGCCGCACGCCGTCCACGATCGCCGTGGTGCGGGCCGTCTGGACGACGTTGCCGCCCTTCAGCAGCGCGGTGAAACCCTCGGCGTGCGAGTCGACGAACGCCAGGTAGCGGTCCAGCACGGCGGCCAGCCGGTCGGTGAGCGGCCCGTGCGCCGGGACCTCGAAGCACGCCTCCAGGTCCCGGGCCGAGCTGCCGAGCGCGGCCTCGTACAACTGCTGCTTGCCGCCGGGGAAGTAGCGGTAGACCAGGGGCCGGGAGACGCCCGTGGCGCGGGCCACGTCGTCCAGCGACACCTCCTCGGGCGGGCGGGAGGCGAAGAGCCGGTGCGCGGTCTCGATGAGCTGCTCGCGGCGCTCCTCCACGCTGAGTCTGCGGTAGGCAGGGCCGGGGGAGGCGGGGCGGCTGTCCATGGCCGGAAGCGTATCCGGACGTGCCGCGGCGCGGGGCGCCCGCACGGGCCGGGCGCCCCGGCAGGCGCGTGATCAGGCCAGAAGCCCGGGGGGACGCGGCGGCGGGCCGTTCCCTTCTGTGAAGCCGGTGGGCCGCCGCGCACCTCTGCGCCGCACCGGGCGGGGGACCTGCGAAGGTGACGGAGAATTCCCGGGGGCACCCGCCGGCCGTGGTACCGGGCGCGGGGACCGGCCGGCGGGGCGGTCAGTCGCCGTGCGAGGAGCGGACGGCCGGCCCCCGGCGGGCGGCGGTGACCCACTCCGCGAGCAGACGCTCGTACTCCCTGCGGTGCTCGTCCGCCGGGCGGTCGGCGGCACGCGGCCACAGCGCGCGTATCCGCTCGTTGAGGGCGGCGGCGGAGCGGGACGGAGCGGTCGTCTCAGGTGCCTCGGACATGCTCGGAAGCCTACGGGGCGCCACTGACAACGGGGCTGATCGGCCGTCAGGGGTGGACGTGCGGCAGGGTGGCCGCCGGCTGCGCGTACGCGCCGGACTGCGGCGAGGCCGGCGGGACGGGCAGGCCGGCGCCCGGCACCCGCGACGCGTACGTCTCGGCGTTGTCCCGCGGCGTGTAGGCCAGCGTCGTATGGGCGGGCAGCTCCCAGAAGCGGCGGGTGTTCGCCGAGACCGCGTACGCGGTGGTGAAACGGACCGACGGCGGGGCGGTCAGCGCGGCGCGGACGAAGCCGACCGCGTCGCGCGGGCTCAGCCACGTCGCCAGATGCCGGGGTTCGCTCGGGCACTCCTCGAAACTCCCGATGCGCAGGCAGACCACCGAGAGCCCGAACTTCTCCGCGTACATCCGCCCCAGCGCCTCCACGGCCACCTTGCTCACCGCGTACAGCCCGTCGGGGCGGGCCGGGTCGTCGGGGCCGGTCAGGTGCGCTGCGGGGTGGAACCCCGTGACGCGGTTCGTGCTCGCGAGCACCACCCGGGGGATGCCGAGGCGCCGCGCCGCCTCCAGTACGTGGTGGGTCCCCAGCACATTGGCGGCGAGCAGGTCGGGCAGCGGCGCCTCGTCGGCCAGGCCGCCCAGGTGCAGCACGGCGTCCGCGCCGGTGCCGGCGAGCGCCGTCACGACCGCCGCCGGATCGCGCAGCTCCATCTCCCGCACCGTCTCGGTGGCCGCCTCCGCGCTCAGCGGGACGCGGTCGAGGACGACGATGCGGTCGGCGTCCGCGCGCAGGGCGCGCCGCATGACCGAGCCGATGGTGCCCGCCGCGCCCGTGATGGCGACTGTTCCCAGGTCCACGGGTGAACGGTACTGCCTCCCGGGGAGTTGGCCGCACCAGGGGCGCCGGGGTCCGTCCGGCCGGTCAGCAGCGCGGCGGGTGCTCGGCCGTCGTCGGCGCGACATCCCGGGTCCGCGCCCAGCCGTAGGTGTCGCCGCGCACGAGGTACCAGCGGGTGCCGTGCGCGGTCCGCGCCTCGCACAGGACGCCGACACCGCTGCCGCCGGGGGCGTCGTCCACCACGTCGGCGCCGCTCGCCGGTGCCTCCCGCAGCCCCGCGCCGCCGTCGGCCGTCACCCGCGCGGGGACCCCGGCACCGGCGTCCGGGGACGCGGCGGTCGCCGACATCGCCAGCGCGCCCGCCGCGACGTAGAGCGGCAGCAGGCCCACGCGGGCTCGAAGGGGGAGTCGGGACATCGCGCACCTCCTCGCGCTCGGTCACCGATTCCAGGCTAGATGCGCCCGAATGGGGGTGCAACGCGTGCGGGCTGCGCGCGCGTCCGTCAGCCGGCCCGCCCGGGTGCCGGGAGGGAGTCGAGCCAGCGGAGGAGGCGGGCGCCCTCGCGGGCCATGATGCCGGGGTCGCGCAGCGCGTTGGTCAGGACCGACATGCCCTGGTAGGACGAGACGAGGGTGACGGCGAGGTCGTCAGCGTCGGCCAGGCCGAGGGCGCGGAACTGCTGTGCCGCCCAGTCGAGCAGCCGCCGGACGACCGCGCCGGCCTGCGCGTCCAGGACGCCGTCGGCGCGCTTGTCGAGTTCGACGGCCAGGGTGCCGGTGGGGCAGCCGTGGCGCGCGGCCGTCTCGCGCTGCTCGATCCAGCCCTCGACCAGGCCCTTGAGGCGGTCACGGGGATCGGGCAGGCGGTCGAGCGCGTCCGTGAGGTCGCCGAGGTGGGCGCTGTGCTCCGCGAGGGCAGCCAGGACCAGGTCGTCCTTCGTCCTGAAGTAGTAGTAGACGTTTCCGACGGGGACCCCGGCCGCGTTCGCGATGTCGGCGAGGGTGGTCCGTTCGACGCCCTGTTCGTGCAGGACGCGGGCCGCCGCGGTGGTGAGCCGCCGGCGCTTGTCGGCGGACCGCGCCCTTCCCTTCGGTGAGTCAGTCACCTGACCGACTATAGGCGCCGCCGCGTGGCGTGCTACTGTCCCAGAAGTGAGTCAGTCAACTAACTAACTCGGGAGTCCCCATGATCACCGTGACCGGAGCCACCGGGAACGTCGGCGGCGCGCTCGTCCGCCTCCTCACCGACGCGGGCGAGGAGGTGACCGCGGTCTCGCGCGGCGAGGCGCGCGACCTGCCCGTGGGCGTCCGCCACGTACGGGCCGACCTCGCCGACGCCGACACGCTGCGCCCCGCGCTCGACGGAGCGGACGCGCTGTTCCTGCTGGTGGCGGGCGACGACCCGCGGGGCGTCCTCGACGCCGCGAGGGCGGGCGGTGTCCGCCGGGTGGTCCTCGTCTCCTCGATCGGCGTCGGCACCCGCCCGGACGCCTACGGCCACCCCGCCGCCTTCGAGGCGGCGCTGCGCGACTCCGGCCTCGCGTGGACGGTCCTGCGCTGCGGCGGTCTCGACTCGAACGCCTTCGCCTGGGCCGCGTCCATCCGCGCCGACCGGGTGGCCGCGGCCCCGTTCGGCGACACGGGCCTGCCGATGGTCGATCCGGCGGACGTCGCCGAGGTCGCCGCCGCCGCGCTGCTGCGGCCAGGGCACGCGGGCGCCGTGTACGAGCTGACCGGCCCCGCGCCGACCACCCCGCGCGATCGGGCGGCGGCCATCGGCGCC
Proteins encoded:
- a CDS encoding NAD(P)H-binding protein, giving the protein MITVTGATGNVGGALVRLLTDAGEEVTAVSRGEARDLPVGVRHVRADLADADTLRPALDGADALFLLVAGDDPRGVLDAARAGGVRRVVLVSSIGVGTRPDAYGHPAAFEAALRDSGLAWTVLRCGGLDSNAFAWAASIRADRVAAAPFGDTGLPMVDPADVAEVAAAALLRPGHAGAVYELTGPAPTTPRDRAAAIGAALGTPVRFVEQTREEARQQMLAFMPEPVVEGTLAILGEPLPAERRVSPDIERVLGRAPRTFADWAARNAAAFR
- a CDS encoding NAD(P)-dependent oxidoreductase; its protein translation is MDLGTVAITGAAGTIGSVMRRALRADADRIVVLDRVPLSAEAATETVREMELRDPAAVVTALAGTGADAVLHLGGLADEAPLPDLLAANVLGTHHVLEAARRLGIPRVVLASTNRVTGFHPAAHLTGPDDPARPDGLYAVSKVAVEALGRMYAEKFGLSVVCLRIGSFEECPSEPRHLATWLSPRDAVGFVRAALTAPPSVRFTTAYAVSANTRRFWELPAHTTLAYTPRDNAETYASRVPGAGLPVPPASPQSGAYAQPAATLPHVHP
- a CDS encoding TetR/AcrR family transcriptional regulator, which codes for MTDSPKGRARSADKRRRLTTAAARVLHEQGVERTTLADIANAAGVPVGNVYYYFRTKDDLVLAALAEHSAHLGDLTDALDRLPDPRDRLKGLVEGWIEQRETAARHGCPTGTLAVELDKRADGVLDAQAGAVVRRLLDWAAQQFRALGLADADDLAVTLVSSYQGMSVLTNALRDPGIMAREGARLLRWLDSLPAPGRAG
- a CDS encoding lysozyme, which gives rise to MPLHGTGRTSPRGRAPRRLLALVLATVSTVLALLLGAPGTAAAADDDHPEIGSAYMGSTVLEHEGGSRVYSEPDVSPLATVEGVDVSSHQGNVAWSTLYNAGNRFAYVKATEGTTYENPYFAQQYNGSYNIGMIRGAYHFALPNSSSGAAQANFFASNGGGWSADGKTLPGVLDIEYNPYGATCYGLSQAAMVNWIRDFLNTYYSRTGRYAVIYTTTNWWTTCTGNYSGFANNHPLWIARYASSAGTLPAGWSFYTFWQYTSSGPTVGDHNVFNGAIDRLRVLANNG
- a CDS encoding NlpC/P60 family protein gives rise to the protein MTTPRRWLALIGGVLVLTALPARPAAAEPGDTVSALVAELGTLYRESDRAARSYEETARRLRDRRAEVRRLDERLATARTDLAAARRTAGEIARAQYRHGGDPLPATLRMLLGEDPRHDLHAEAVARRVAAHQAAEIARLTEGERRADALATEARAALDAERTRAEEERRAREVADDRLAEVTRLLADAAPTTPLAATGTDGTNDDNDTTAGDRALAAALDRVGQAYDDPAALAADAWADTGRTLPATPARMWADLPHASLGDLRPGDLVVYHTDASHVGVYAGEGQVVHAPAPGEPVAVAPVAVRPVLGAVRPG
- a CDS encoding roadblock/LC7 domain-containing protein, which produces MTSQSQTRVPPHAPGGSDGQDLRWMLTRLVAEVPRVLSVAVVSADGLPLLSSRDEEAALPAGAMSGGPQGATADLATIVSGLGSLTHGAAQLMEGGAVRQTLVAMETGNLLVMAISDGSLLGAWTEPDADMSTVTYHMALFVGRAGHLLTPELRAELRQATPRPQ
- a CDS encoding DUF397 domain-containing protein — its product is MKTKAVAVRKRSSYSGNNGNCVEIADDADALLVRDSSDAHLLGRLRGGCAGRPDRPVTPGRPPPSRRNPSG
- a CDS encoding nitrate- and nitrite sensing domain-containing protein, which encodes MRAQVRKTTLHDPAGPSPDVPSGTAGSSGHPAPQGARAHAASRRRRVRVRSRLLAGVLLTGFALTAAGAPALHGAWQDWSTAGRLVDDARLAGRALSLSHVLADERDALVVAGATRDPGVLADALPEDARERADRTVGQVAPDTEGVLRERLDALPDTRQRALDGEATPAETYTAYTDIIDGLDGLFRTVSRARPERAADPTADALPDLARAVHASSATRGLLLAGLTGEGDTTGLTALARREAVREEAALDDFAAAVDDATRAALDAALTGDAADADTYLGRLTEGTPIDADEAGLDPDGAQTALLARTGALRGLLGSLTEERVADLESLRGDDLTDLQVTVCIVVVALALALTVNVHTARSLTRPLAAVRLGSRRVAADPTGQEPVKYTGRNDEFAEVVSAVNALHSRAVTLHRRAAEAARDAAAAAEEGGGLRAERDRLLAEQSALHGRLAALHGAVHGMFAHHAQRLLVLVGEQLAVIEGLEEHEADPDQLAVLFSLDHLAARMRRHGENLLLLAGAEPTQQLTEPVPLIDVARAAVSEIERYEVVETAPPPPAVRVTGYAARDLSHLLAELLDNATAFSPAGARVRLTGRWTTGELLLSVEDEGVGLSQARLAELNVRLADSVTPPPGADGSGHGTGIGMGLYTVARLAARHGLRCWLRQRPGGGTIAEVAVPATLVEERPGEVYAETGTGPITPAAGVPTAGLITPPGAAGPATPAAGVPLVPHARAAEPDGAAHAAAPAPGVEHGRADDTAPRPHGVTTSGLPKRTPGATPTVSEPTAAGRARAVDAEELRRRLGGFQRGARDGHRDAARTVEPRPGQSGEEMPS
- a CDS encoding TetR/AcrR family transcriptional regulator; its protein translation is MDSRPASPGPAYRRLSVEERREQLIETAHRLFASRPPEEVSLDDVARATGVSRPLVYRYFPGGKQQLYEAALGSSARDLEACFEVPAHGPLTDRLAAVLDRYLAFVDSHAEGFTALLKGGNVVQTARTTAIVDGVRRAAARQVLLHLRVSAPGPLLHMTVRTWISTVEAASLIWLDEQRPHTAAELRDWLVDHFVALLAVTAGKDPRTAEALRAAADLEHTGGRVDRLMASVLSVVSPAVAD
- a CDS encoding protein phosphatase 2C domain-containing protein: MRIQTATDPGSPGHPNEDWAAAVAPAGGTGGALVLLDGVTGPPGPYGCAHPVAWFAARLGGALLEAVGSRRDLALADCLAGAIGRTAEGHRATCDLSHPRTPQATVVAARWDEHRLEFLVLSDSVLLVEAPDGTVRPVLDTRLDDLRPAARRLPPGERAAFVEGLRNAEGGFFTAAADPSVARRAVTGTVDRGGVRRIVALSDGLGRWKETFGFGDWSDLFRAVTDEGPAAVIARVRGAEAADPRGQRFPRGKTHDDASVVVAEL